The following proteins come from a genomic window of Kwoniella shandongensis chromosome 7, complete sequence:
- a CDS encoding lactoylglutathione lyase, with translation MSDPSTYKFNHTMFRIKDPKVSIEFYEKVLGMEKFKESAGSDFTNFFLAFPSGFGGSNLSDDEKAAKMFNREGILELCHNHGTESDSNFKGYASGNEEPGRGFGHIAITVDDLDAACKRFDDLGVKFKKRPEEGRMRHIAFIYDPDGYWIEILANNRDVAHK, from the exons ATGTCAGACCCCTCTACATACAAGTTCAACCATACCATGTTCAGGATCAAGGATCCTAAAGTGTCGATCGAGTTCTACGAGAAAGTTTTGGGTATGGAG AAATTCAAAGAATCTGCAGGAAGTGATTTCACAAACTTTTT CCTTGCATTCCCTTCTGGCTTCGGGGGATCGAACCTCTCAGACGATGAAAAGGCTGCCAAGATGTTCAACAGAGAAGGTATCCTTGAATTGTGTCACAACCACGGTACAG AGTCCGACTCAAACTTCAAGGGCTATGCATCGGGTAACGAAGAGCCAGGACGAGGATTCGGTCATATCGCAATTActgtcgatgatctcgatgcCGCTTGTAAGCGATTCGACGACTTGGGTGTCAAGTTCAAGAAGAGgccagaggaaggaaggatgagg CATATCGCTTTCATCTACGACCCTGATG GATACTGGATCGAGATCCTCGCCAACAACCGTGATGTGGCACACAAGTAA